A segment of the Campylobacteraceae bacterium genome:
ATTTTTATTTTTCAAAAAAACTAAAAATATGTTCACTATTAGTGAATGATTCTTATCCAAAGGAAGATAATTATTGAATTATTTTGGCTTGTGACACCATAAAAGAAAACATCTGCTTGCATTCTACTAATAAAGTTATTCTTTATTTATTTGATTTTATTTACATTTTAAATTGCTATAGTGCAAATTCTTAAATAACTAATTATATCATTTATAATTTAATAATGTTTTTAATTTTAAATGATATAATTATTATTAAATAAAGTACAAAAGGTATTATATGAATAAAATTACAATTAAAATAAAACTGTTTCTTCTTACGCTCATCACAATTATGGGGTTTATCGGATTATTCTCTTTTAATGATTATTCTCACAGAACAATTAATGAATATAAACATATATCTGTTTTGGTTGAAAAACTAAAAACAGATATTTTAATGTTAAGAAAAAATGAAAAAGATTTTTTACTACGAAAAAATTTAAAATATCTTGAAAAATTTAATAAAAATTTATCGACAATGCGATTAGAGATAAAAGAAATCAAAAATGATCTTTTGTCTAAAGGATTTGATGACAAAATGATAAATAATCTTGATAAAACTCTTCTTTCTTATCAAGAAAAATTTCATTCTTTGGTTGAGCGTTATGAAAAAATTGGATTAACACCTTCTCTTAATTTATACGGTGCTCTTAGAAAAAGTGTACAAGAACTACAAGAGTATGCTAAAAAACAAAATAATTATAAACTATTAGCCATGGTATATGATTTAAGAAAACAAGAAAAAGATTTTCTACTACGAAAAGATTTAAAATACATTGATACGTTTAATAAAAAAATAAATTCTTTGTTGGTAAATACGACTATGTTAAATCAAGAAGGTATTAGAGATTTACAACATTATAAAGATAATTTTATTGCACTAAGTAAAGAAATGATTGTATTAGGATTAAACAGTAATTTAGGAATTCAAGGCGATATGCGAAAAACAGTTCACCAAACTGAAATACAAATTGATAAACTTTTAGAGACAATTCCTATGTTAATAAACAAGAAAAGTGAATCCCTTGTTTATTTAAATATATTGATTGCTGCGTTCATTTTACTTTTTATATCTTTACTTGTTTTTTTCATCTCGAAAAATATTTTATCTTCACTTAAAGACTTTCAACTTGGATTAGAGGCTTTTTTCGCTTATTTAAATCGTAAAACAGATGATGTTGAATATGTAAAGATTAAAGGAAAAGATGAAATTTCACAAATGGCACTTATTATTAATGAGAATATAAAAAGTATTAAAGTTGATTTAGAAAAAGATAAAAATATTATTAAAGAAACAAATAAAGCTTTGAAAGAGTATGAAAAAGGTGATTTCTCCTTGAAAATTACTCAACAATCAAATAATCCTGCTTTAAATGATTTGACTTTAAGCATTAATAATATGGGAGATAATTTGGAAAAAAATATTGCTAGTATTTTATTTGTTCTTAAAAACTTCTCTGATTCGAACTATACTCCTAAGGTTTCAACCAAAGGTATTAAAGCTGACTTAGAACGATTAGCTCTTGGTGTAAATGATGTAGGTTCAAGTATTTCTATTTTATTAAAAAAATCTTTAGAAATTGGACTTACCTTAGATAAATCTTCTAATAAACTTATTTCTAATGTTGATATTTTAAACGAATCCTCCACATCAGCTGCCATGTCTTTAGAAGAAACAGCTGCTGCTTTAGAAGAAGTTACTTCTACGATTATTTCAAATGCACTTAATGTTAAAGAAATGAGTGAATATGCAAAACAACTTGACTCTTCTGCAAAATCTGGTCAAAACCTAGCCGAAAATACTAGTATGGCGATGGAAGACATTACAAAACAAGTAACGCTTATTAATGAGTCTATTTCCATAATAGATCAAATTTCTTTTCAAACCAATATTCTCTCACTTAATGCAGCAGTTGAAGCAGCAACAGCAGGAGAATCGGGAAAAGGTTTTGCAGTAGTAGCTCAAGAAGTAAGAAATCTAGCAAACAGATCAGCAGAAGCTGCAAAAGAAATTAAAGACTTAGTTGAAAATGCAACGATTAAAGCAAAAGAAGGTAAAAATATTAGTAATCAAATGATTGAGGGTTATAGTTCTTTATTAGATAATATAAATAATTCCACAAACAAAATTGATGAAATTGCTCTTGCCAGTAGAGAACAAGAAGGTGCAATTACTCAAATTAATGATTCCATAAATTCTTTAGACCAGCAAACACAACAGAATGCAGCAACGGCAGTAAAAACACGCGATATTGCCCTAGAAACAGATGCAATAGCTAAGCGTATTGTAAGCGATGCCATGGAAAAAGAATTTGAGGGAAAAGAAGGCTTTAATTAAAAATATGAAACTCTAAACAGAGAAAGAATGGTATTGTGTATATATGCAATACCTTAAGATAATTTATCCCAAACACGTATTTTAGGACATAAAGTTATTTTTATTTTAAATTTATTATTTAAATTCTTATACTTCATTAAGCTTTTTTACCTAATTAGAACTAAGTGTAATATTAAACCTTAAAAGTGTTTTAATGTTCTTTATAATCGTTGCTTATAGTATTTTAGACGCAAATTAACTTCTCCTGATAAGTATAGCATTTGATAAAAATCTATTTATTTTTAAGTATAAATCTTAGAAACATACCGTATATATTTTATAGGTAAAAATTATTTAAATCTTAACATAAGCAGATACTTTAAGAATTATTTTGCTAATTTGTAGAATCTTAAAAAAGGAATAATATGATTGAATATTACAAAGTAATTGAAGTAAGCAAAAAATTAAGCATTTTGTATTTTGAAGATGATATTAATTTTCAAAAAGAAACAGGGAGTGTTTTTTCTGAATTATTTCTTCATGTAGACTTAGTAAGTAATGCAAAAGATGGCTTACTTAAATATATGGAGTATTATAAGAAAGAAAATAAATTCTACGATATAGTTATCACAGACATTAATATGCCAATTATGAATGGGGTGGAACTTTGTAAAAAAATATACGAAATACATAAAGAACAATCGATTATTGTAATTTCAGCACATGATGAATCCGAATACCTTTTAGAATTAGTTAATATAGGTATTGAGCAATTTTTAATTAAACCTTTAGATTTTGATATTTTATTAAATGTTATATATTCTTGCTCAAGTAGAATTAATAACAGTGAACTTAAAAAAAATATGAAAATAATTGACTTAAATTACGATTTTTTTTGGGATAGGGAAGAAAAAATACTCTTACATAAAAAAAAGTGTGTGAAGTTAACTAAAAGAGAATCCTTTATAATGGAGCTTTTAATAAAAAATAAAAATAAGATATCCACTTATGAGGAAATAATTAATACAATTTACGATGATCCTAGTTTAATATCGAATGATTCCTTAAAAATGCTAATTTCTAGATTGAGAAAAAAAATCCCAAAACAGACCTTAGAAAGTATTTATGGTTTTGGATACAGGCTTATTTTCTAAGTTAGCTGCAAGGCAGTTTAATAATAAACTCTATGCCTTCTTTTGTATTTATAGCTACTAATTTTCCCATATTATGTTCTTCAATTATAATTTTCGACATATATAATCCAAGGCCAGCTCCATTTTTATCCAGTTTTGTAGAAAAATAGGGGTCGAAAATTTTACTTAAAAGCTCTTTTTTTATGCCCTTCCCATTATCTGAAATATTTATAATGAAATCAGATTGAACTTTTTTGACATTGATAGAAATTTCTGCACCACTTATTTGTTTTTCTATGAAGTTGTCTTCTGCATTTTTTAAAATATTAAGTATTACTTGTGTTATTTCATTTGAATAAATTAACACCTTACCTGTACTTTCGTAGAATGTTTTAATTGTTATATTTTTATCTTTTAAGGGAACTTCAACAATTTTAAGAGCTTTTTTAATTGGTAGTATTATATTTATTTTCTCTTTTTCTTTATTGGGTTTGAAAAAATTTCTAAAATCATCAATAGTTGCAGATAAAAATTGTACATATTCATTTATATTATCATACTTCTTATCTAGCTTAATTAAGTATTCCTTAGTTTCTTGTTTATTCGTAAAGTTTATTGAGCTACTTCTTAGTTGTAGTTTCATAGAAATAATTGCACTTCCTATTGCACCTAAAGGTTGTCTCCATTGATGTGCTATCATACTTATCATTTCGCCCATCTGTGCTAAACGAGATTGTTGTAGCAACTGTTCGTCTTTTTGTTTTTGTTCTCTTTTATGTTTATTTTGTTTTGTAATATCTTTTGCCACAACTAAAATACTTTTTTTATCGGGCATTAAAAAAATATCCAACATAATATCTATACTGCGTTTGTCTTTATCAATATATTGTTTTATAAAGATATTATGATAATTATTCCATTGTATTTCTTTTATGATTTTTTTAAACTCATTTTGATTACTCTTATGGGTAATCTCTAAACAAGAGGTATTATAAAACTCTTGTTTTTCAAGACCGGTAATTCTTTTATATTCGTCGTTAACAAGAATAAAATTTGAATCCAAATCTAAAATAGCAACACCATTTTTTACTGTATTAAAAATTGTTTTAAATAAATCAGTTGATTTTTTAATCTCTTCTACTTGTATTGATACTTTATCTTCTAGCGTATTATTAAAATCGTTGATTTTTTTATTTAGTTTATTAAGTGCTTCGTATTGTTTATTTCTAACATAAACATAAACCAAAATACATAAAAGAAGTCCAAGAATTATAAAACTGTTAATCCTTGTTCTGTATAAATTATAAAAAGAGTTGTTCCTATTTACTACAATTGGTAGATTAAGATGTAGATCTTCAACAGTAAATCCAAATTTATTTAAATTTTTTTCATTTATAAAAAGATTATTACCTTCTGTAAATTTAAAAGGAATATCTATCATTTTAACGCCAGAAAAATACTTTATTACATCTAAGGCAACAATTTCTCCTGATTTCTCTCCATTAATGCAGCTTCCTCCAATTATATTTGTATTCTCAAGATGGGTATATACATTATCATGTGTAAGCATAGGTTCTTTGTAAACGTTTGCTAAATTGTCCAAAGCAAACATATTATTTATATGTTTGCCATTTTTTTTAAAAGCAGCAAAAACCATTAACATTAATACTGAATTTTTATTATAAAAACGTAATTTTGAATTAATATCTTCAATGTTTGCATAATCTAAATAAATAAAATCGATATCTTTAATATTTTTATATTTACTTTTATATTCCTCCATTATTTTATTGGAAGTTATCGTTTTATCTCCAATTAAATAAATTGTTTCAAGATTTTTTTTAATTTTTCTTGCAAGAAGTAAATTTCCAAGAGGATCTTTTTCTTCAAAAATTCCAGTAAAAATGTCCTTTTTTAGTATTTTGGCTAATGCCAAATTGTTAACACCTGAGAAAAAGTATTTCGACTGTTTGAACAAAACATGCTTTTGATTGCTGCGAATAAAATTTAATGCATAATCATCTGTAGTTACTATTGCATCAAAATAAAGATTTTTATACTTTTTATGAAAAAAATCCAATAAATTCTGATTACTTTTTTTAGTGGGTTTAAATACTTTTGTATTCATAAACTCGACATATATTTTAATGCTTTTATCTTTGCTCAATGTTTTAATAATTGAGTTCAATTGTGCATTTGTCCATGCAGATACAGGAGAATAGGAGTTTATTATTAGAACATTCTTAGAATATAGAGCACTTGTAAATACTAAAAGTATGATAAACATTTTCATTTTTAACCTTTTTTTAAATCACTTTTTTCTTTGATTTTTGTTATTTCTGTTACATTTGAGTTACGTTCTTCGGTTATACTTAATTTATGACAAATAAAGGAGTTTATACTTGCAAAGAATATCTTATCACAAAATACAATACATTAAAGTTACTAAAAATAAATTTAATTCACTTTCTATCCCTAACATAACGGTCTTTGAGGATGGTTTTATAAATAGGGTGAAACAATGAAAATTGTTATAGCTATTGATTCTTTTAAAGGATGTGCTAGTTCAAAAGAACTAAGTTCAGCTATAAAAAAAGGAATTATTAAAATATATGAAAAAGCAGAAATTATTATTTGTCCAATTGCTGATGGAGGCGAGGGAACTCTTGAAGCTTTTGGTTTTATCAAAAGTGCAAGGTTAATAAGTGCTAAATGTACAAACCCTTTAGGAATAAAAATAACTGCTAATTATCTTTTATTAGATAATAAAACAGCCGTTATTGAAATGGCGAGTGCTAGTGGTTTAGATTTAATTTCAAAAGAGAATCAGGATCCTTTTCTTACTACGAGTTTTGGAACTGGCGAACTCATCAAAGATGCTATTAACAAAGGCTATAAAAAGTTTATCATTGCATTAGGTGGTAGTGCAACGAATGATGCGGGGATTGGGATGTTACTTGCTCTTGGATACAAGTTTTATGATGCTTTGAATAAAGAAGTTAGATTAACAAAAGATATTTCCAAAATTATTAGTGTTGACAGTTCTTTTTGTTTAAAAGAACTAAATGAGTGTGAATTTTT
Coding sequences within it:
- a CDS encoding methyl-accepting chemotaxis protein, which produces MNKITIKIKLFLLTLITIMGFIGLFSFNDYSHRTINEYKHISVLVEKLKTDILMLRKNEKDFLLRKNLKYLEKFNKNLSTMRLEIKEIKNDLLSKGFDDKMINNLDKTLLSYQEKFHSLVERYEKIGLTPSLNLYGALRKSVQELQEYAKKQNNYKLLAMVYDLRKQEKDFLLRKDLKYIDTFNKKINSLLVNTTMLNQEGIRDLQHYKDNFIALSKEMIVLGLNSNLGIQGDMRKTVHQTEIQIDKLLETIPMLINKKSESLVYLNILIAAFILLFISLLVFFISKNILSSLKDFQLGLEAFFAYLNRKTDDVEYVKIKGKDEISQMALIINENIKSIKVDLEKDKNIIKETNKALKEYEKGDFSLKITQQSNNPALNDLTLSINNMGDNLEKNIASILFVLKNFSDSNYTPKVSTKGIKADLERLALGVNDVGSSISILLKKSLEIGLTLDKSSNKLISNVDILNESSTSAAMSLEETAAALEEVTSTIISNALNVKEMSEYAKQLDSSAKSGQNLAENTSMAMEDITKQVTLINESISIIDQISFQTNILSLNAAVEAATAGESGKGFAVVAQEVRNLANRSAEAAKEIKDLVENATIKAKEGKNISNQMIEGYSSLLDNINNSTNKIDEIALASREQEGAITQINDSINSLDQQTQQNAATAVKTRDIALETDAIAKRIVSDAMEKEFEGKEGFN
- a CDS encoding response regulator transcription factor encodes the protein MIEYYKVIEVSKKLSILYFEDDINFQKETGSVFSELFLHVDLVSNAKDGLLKYMEYYKKENKFYDIVITDINMPIMNGVELCKKIYEIHKEQSIIVISAHDESEYLLELVNIGIEQFLIKPLDFDILLNVIYSCSSRINNSELKKNMKIIDLNYDFFWDREEKILLHKKKCVKLTKRESFIMELLIKNKNKISTYEEIINTIYDDPSLISNDSLKMLISRLRKKIPKQTLESIYGFGYRLIF
- a CDS encoding PAS domain S-box protein, with translation MKMFIILLVFTSALYSKNVLIINSYSPVSAWTNAQLNSIIKTLSKDKSIKIYVEFMNTKVFKPTKKSNQNLLDFFHKKYKNLYFDAIVTTDDYALNFIRSNQKHVLFKQSKYFFSGVNNLALAKILKKDIFTGIFEEKDPLGNLLLARKIKKNLETIYLIGDKTITSNKIMEEYKSKYKNIKDIDFIYLDYANIEDINSKLRFYNKNSVLMLMVFAAFKKNGKHINNMFALDNLANVYKEPMLTHDNVYTHLENTNIIGGSCINGEKSGEIVALDVIKYFSGVKMIDIPFKFTEGNNLFINEKNLNKFGFTVEDLHLNLPIVVNRNNSFYNLYRTRINSFIILGLLLCILVYVYVRNKQYEALNKLNKKINDFNNTLEDKVSIQVEEIKKSTDLFKTIFNTVKNGVAILDLDSNFILVNDEYKRITGLEKQEFYNTSCLEITHKSNQNEFKKIIKEIQWNNYHNIFIKQYIDKDKRSIDIMLDIFLMPDKKSILVVAKDITKQNKHKREQKQKDEQLLQQSRLAQMGEMISMIAHQWRQPLGAIGSAIISMKLQLRSSSINFTNKQETKEYLIKLDKKYDNINEYVQFLSATIDDFRNFFKPNKEKEKINIILPIKKALKIVEVPLKDKNITIKTFYESTGKVLIYSNEITQVILNILKNAEDNFIEKQISGAEISINVKKVQSDFIINISDNGKGIKKELLSKIFDPYFSTKLDKNGAGLGLYMSKIIIEEHNMGKLVAINTKEGIEFIIKLPCS